A genomic window from Synechococcus sp. CBW1107 includes:
- a CDS encoding pseudouridine synthase, which yields MTAQRLQKLLASARLCSRRRAEELILQGRVTVNGSVARLGDQADLSSDRLELDGKPVGPPAASITVLLNKPRGVICSCHDPEGRPTVLDLLPPELGEGTGLHPVGRLDGASRGAVLLSNDGTLTLHLTHPRFGHRKHYRVWVAGEPSAAALEQWRRGVPLDGQPSQPVGVKELARGRRGTLLELEMGEGRNRQIRRTAELLGYPVRDLQRVAIGPLRLGELPEGRWRHLSPEEWRELDPRN from the coding sequence ATGACGGCGCAACGACTTCAGAAACTGCTGGCCAGTGCCAGGCTCTGTTCCCGACGCCGGGCCGAGGAGCTGATCCTGCAGGGGCGGGTGACGGTGAACGGATCCGTGGCACGGCTCGGGGACCAGGCCGATCTCTCCAGCGACCGGCTGGAGCTGGATGGAAAACCGGTGGGTCCGCCAGCCGCCAGCATCACCGTGCTGCTCAACAAGCCCCGCGGCGTGATCTGCAGTTGCCACGATCCCGAGGGGCGTCCGACGGTGCTCGATCTGCTGCCGCCGGAGCTGGGCGAGGGGACCGGCCTGCATCCTGTGGGGCGCCTTGATGGCGCCAGCCGAGGAGCGGTGCTGCTGAGCAACGACGGGACGCTCACCCTGCACCTCACCCATCCCCGCTTCGGCCACCGCAAGCACTACCGGGTCTGGGTCGCCGGTGAGCCCTCCGCGGCGGCACTGGAGCAGTGGCGCCGCGGCGTTCCCCTCGACGGCCAGCCCAGTCAGCCGGTGGGGGTGAAGGAACTGGCGCGGGGGCGACGGGGCACCCTGCTGGAGCTGGAGATGGGCGAGGGCCGGAACCGGCAGATCCGGCGCACGGCGGAGCTGCTGGGCTACCCCGTACGCGATCTGCAGCGGGTGGCGATCGGTCCACTGCGCCTCGGTGAGCTTCCCGAAGGACGCTGGCGCCACCTCAGCCCTGAAGAATGGAGGGAACTGGACCCGCGGAACTGA
- a CDS encoding RodZ family helix-turn-helix domain-containing protein, whose amino-acid sequence MPPSRIPTAVPSRLRGWWPWRKAVLSQPVEPREDPLLNAGRQLRQQREARGLNLRQLAIETRVSTPVLEALERGWRERLPEPAYLRTMLPLLEQHLDLPAGALNGALPDRPETAQHGVSGRQALLSRFTPGSIDVFTTWQGTVLYGALTLALIYGVNLQQRRLAAENLLALRPISPLPASEQRAPDPNAELLQAYPDLRPLQQAARGVARQRLLEGGLERRPAAGVLQLRLGQPTRISLGSEAGVKTELTGASGELVLQLRPPLRLTLDPVPSQGAVLWDGKALTPEPGGGGRYRLPPATTSGAQVPVRP is encoded by the coding sequence ATGCCGCCCTCCAGGATTCCCACGGCCGTGCCCTCCCGCCTCAGGGGCTGGTGGCCCTGGCGGAAAGCCGTGCTCAGCCAACCGGTCGAGCCGCGGGAGGATCCTCTGCTCAACGCCGGCCGGCAGCTGCGCCAGCAGCGGGAAGCCCGGGGGCTGAACCTGCGCCAGCTGGCGATCGAGACGCGGGTGAGCACCCCGGTGCTCGAAGCCCTGGAGCGCGGCTGGCGCGAGCGGCTGCCGGAGCCGGCCTACCTCAGAACCATGCTGCCGCTGCTGGAGCAGCATCTGGATCTTCCGGCCGGTGCCCTCAATGGGGCCCTGCCGGACCGACCCGAGACGGCCCAGCACGGCGTCTCAGGGCGTCAGGCCCTGCTGTCCCGCTTCACGCCGGGATCGATCGATGTCTTCACCACCTGGCAGGGGACCGTGCTCTACGGGGCACTGACCCTCGCGCTGATCTACGGCGTCAACCTGCAGCAGCGGCGGCTGGCTGCTGAGAACCTGCTGGCCCTGCGGCCGATCTCCCCCCTGCCGGCCTCGGAGCAACGGGCACCGGACCCCAACGCCGAGCTGCTGCAGGCCTATCCAGATCTCAGGCCCCTGCAGCAGGCGGCGAGGGGTGTGGCCAGGCAGCGGCTGCTGGAGGGAGGCCTCGAGCGCCGTCCCGCCGCCGGGGTGCTGCAACTGCGGCTGGGGCAACCCACCCGAATCAGCCTCGGCAGTGAGGCGGGGGTGAAGACCGAACTCACCGGGGCCTCGGGTGAGCTGGTGCTGCAGCTGCGCCCCCCCCTGCGTCTGACTCTGGATCCTGTGCCATCGCAGGGCGCAGTGCTCTGGGACGGCAAGGCACTGACACCGGAGCCCGGAGGTGGGGGCCGTTACCGGCTGCCTCCGGCCACGACCTCAGGCGCGCAGGTGCCCGTGCGCCCATAG
- the malQ gene encoding 4-alpha-glucanotransferase produces MPVPSGPDHGPSFRQCGVLLHPSALPGTPGCGTFGLAARQWIDQLAAAGIAAWQLLPLAPTDGTGSPYSSPSGFALNPWFLDADTLVADGFLDAASAADLPAGSHERLDLEASRLRASALGERLLEHWPAQSQEHRQDFEHWRNRENDWLRDHCRYMVLRERHGQQPWWTWPRPLARRGRLALRQLDREASGPLLQEALIQWQLQRQWQQLHRHASRSGVCLIGDLPFYVAHDSADVWANRRLFSVRADGSLTEQSGVPPDYFSDTGQLWGTPVYRWSLHRLTGFRWWMRRLERQLQLLDLLRLDHFRALESYWSVPGQAGTAQEGRWRPSPGAALLSSLKARWQRQQGAGGSRGRSAPALPLIAEDLGVITPEVEALRDRFALPGMKILQFAFDGNADNPYLPANYQGEHWVVYTGTHDNATCLGWWQDLEEDQRRQVGELVGHTIDAPGWQLLELALGSSAQLAVVPLQDLLHLDDQARFNTPGTASGNWTWRLGQPIASLRDPLMGLQGLAQRYGRTGTCAPEVVAGGSR; encoded by the coding sequence ATGCCTGTGCCCTCCGGTCCCGACCACGGGCCTTCCTTCCGGCAGTGCGGCGTGCTCCTCCATCCCAGTGCCCTGCCGGGCACCCCGGGCTGCGGCACCTTCGGTCTGGCGGCTCGTCAGTGGATCGACCAGCTGGCTGCCGCCGGCATCGCCGCCTGGCAGCTGCTGCCCCTGGCCCCCACCGATGGCACCGGCTCCCCCTACAGCTCCCCCAGTGGCTTCGCCCTCAACCCCTGGTTCCTCGACGCCGACACGCTGGTGGCGGATGGGTTCCTCGATGCCGCCTCCGCTGCGGACCTCCCAGCCGGCAGCCACGAGCGGCTTGACCTGGAGGCGTCACGGCTGAGGGCCTCGGCTCTGGGGGAACGCCTGCTGGAGCACTGGCCGGCCCAGAGCCAGGAGCACCGTCAGGACTTCGAGCACTGGCGGAACCGGGAGAACGATTGGCTGCGCGATCACTGCCGCTACATGGTGCTGCGTGAGCGCCACGGCCAGCAGCCCTGGTGGACCTGGCCCCGCCCCCTGGCGCGGCGCGGCCGCCTGGCCCTGCGCCAGCTCGACAGAGAGGCTTCCGGGCCCCTGCTGCAGGAAGCCCTGATTCAGTGGCAGCTGCAGAGGCAATGGCAGCAGCTGCACCGCCACGCCAGCCGTTCAGGCGTCTGTCTGATCGGGGATCTGCCCTTCTACGTGGCCCACGACAGTGCCGATGTCTGGGCCAACCGCCGCCTGTTCTCCGTTCGCGCCGATGGCTCCCTCACCGAGCAGAGCGGTGTCCCCCCCGATTACTTCTCTGACACCGGCCAGCTCTGGGGCACCCCGGTCTACCGCTGGAGCCTGCACCGGCTCACCGGGTTCCGCTGGTGGATGCGCCGGCTGGAGCGGCAGCTGCAGCTGCTCGACCTGCTGCGGCTCGACCATTTCCGCGCGCTGGAGTCGTACTGGAGTGTGCCCGGCCAGGCCGGGACGGCCCAGGAGGGTCGCTGGCGCCCGTCCCCAGGTGCGGCCCTGCTCTCCAGCCTGAAGGCGCGCTGGCAGCGGCAGCAGGGTGCCGGCGGCAGCAGGGGCCGCTCAGCCCCGGCGCTGCCCCTGATCGCCGAAGACCTGGGTGTGATCACCCCGGAGGTGGAGGCCCTGCGCGATCGTTTCGCCCTGCCGGGGATGAAGATCCTCCAGTTCGCCTTCGATGGCAACGCCGACAATCCCTACCTGCCGGCCAACTACCAGGGTGAGCACTGGGTGGTGTACACGGGCACCCACGACAACGCCACCTGTCTGGGCTGGTGGCAGGACCTGGAGGAGGACCAGCGGCGCCAGGTGGGGGAGCTGGTCGGACACACCATCGACGCACCGGGCTGGCAGCTGCTGGAGCTGGCTCTGGGCTCCTCGGCCCAGCTGGCGGTGGTTCCCCTGCAGGATCTGCTGCATCTCGATGACCAGGCCCGTTTCAACACGCCAGGCACCGCCTCGGGCAACTGGACCTGGCGCCTGGGCCAGCCGATCGCCAGCCTCCGGGATCCGCTGATGGGGCTCCAGGGGCTGGCCCAGCGCTATGGGCGCACGGGCACCTGCGCGCCTGAGGTCGTGGCCGGAGGCAGCCGGTAA
- a CDS encoding Coenzyme F420 hydrogenase/dehydrogenase, beta subunit C-terminal domain has translation MAPHERARPLSRGSVKPARDLCSECGLCDTGWVAYVRNACAFLTQGFDRMEERAHGRRRDLANDDELYFGVHQRMLTARLQAPIEGAQWTGIVSRIGVRALESGLVDAVLCVQQSPDDRFTPVPVLARTPEEVLAARVNKPTLSPNLEVLQQLPGSGIRRLLVIGVGCQIQALRAVQDTLPLDELYVLGMPCVDNVSRRGLQTFLESASRSPETVVHYEFMQDFRIHFRHSDGSEETVPFFGLDTPNLKSVFAPSCLSCFDYTNAGADLVVGYMGATFGRQWLVVRNPRGQQLLDLVEAELDTAPVTSQGDRRAAVQQGIEAYDNAVKLPLWLAEVVGFVVKRFGPRGLEYGRFSIDSHFTRNAIWVRRHHPDQAERHIPAFAKAIISRYRLPD, from the coding sequence CTGGCTCCCCATGAGCGGGCCCGGCCCCTGTCCAGGGGCAGCGTCAAGCCGGCCCGCGATCTCTGCAGTGAGTGCGGGCTGTGCGACACGGGCTGGGTGGCCTACGTCCGCAACGCCTGCGCGTTCCTCACCCAGGGTTTCGACCGGATGGAAGAGCGCGCCCACGGCCGGCGCCGGGACCTGGCCAACGACGACGAGCTCTACTTCGGTGTGCATCAGCGCATGCTCACCGCCCGCCTGCAGGCCCCGATCGAGGGAGCCCAGTGGACCGGCATCGTCAGCCGGATCGGTGTGCGCGCCCTCGAGAGCGGCCTGGTGGATGCCGTGCTGTGCGTGCAGCAGAGCCCGGACGACCGCTTCACCCCGGTGCCGGTGCTGGCGCGAACCCCCGAGGAGGTGCTGGCGGCCCGAGTGAACAAGCCCACCCTCTCCCCCAACCTGGAGGTGCTGCAGCAGCTCCCCGGCAGCGGCATCCGCCGCCTGCTGGTCATCGGTGTGGGCTGCCAGATCCAGGCGCTGCGTGCCGTGCAGGACACCCTGCCGCTCGACGAGCTCTATGTGCTGGGCATGCCCTGCGTCGACAACGTCAGCCGCCGTGGCCTGCAGACGTTCCTGGAGAGCGCCAGCCGCTCTCCGGAGACGGTGGTGCACTACGAGTTCATGCAGGACTTCCGCATCCATTTCCGCCACAGCGACGGCAGCGAGGAAACCGTGCCGTTCTTCGGTCTCGACACCCCCAACCTCAAGAGCGTCTTCGCCCCCAGCTGCCTGAGCTGTTTCGATTACACCAATGCCGGCGCCGATCTGGTGGTGGGCTACATGGGAGCGACCTTCGGACGCCAGTGGCTGGTGGTGCGCAACCCGAGGGGCCAGCAGTTGCTCGATCTGGTGGAGGCCGAGCTCGACACCGCCCCCGTGACCAGCCAGGGGGATCGCCGCGCCGCTGTGCAACAGGGGATCGAGGCTTACGACAACGCCGTGAAGCTGCCCCTCTGGCTGGCGGAGGTGGTGGGCTTCGTCGTCAAGCGGTTCGGTCCCCGCGGCCTGGAATACGGCCGCTTTTCGATTGATTCCCACTTCACCCGCAACGCGATCTGGGTGAGACGTCATCACCCGGATCAGGCGGAACGCCACATTCCAGCCTTCGCCAAGGCCATCATCAGCCGTTACCGCCTGCCCGATTGA
- a CDS encoding LCP family protein, producing the protein MAPALKKLRQSEAIPQANPVVAGKSRADENRQEPSRPPSASPARPRRRGPWTLLAGLGLGALGLVGSVSLLDLVWPPQDRGLSSEEQNGEAAPLASPPSRAITVLLIGSDADRLAAASNGAAPAGAANSDTLMLLRVDPAGPLQVLTIPTELAVKLPGQKTVQPLGSLYRQGGAALTAGAVAELVGLDPGQPERYVVLPRSALRELVDGLGGLEVSLDQPLKYRDRSQAYSIDLQGGLQRLKGAQVEQLVRYRGKQQGEAGRRERQQEVVALIVGELVRPDQWAQLPERWQRLTSQLDTNLSQGEALSLATAGLRQDKPVRYGQIPLAPPARPDQTLRQISSKAPTPLWPASP; encoded by the coding sequence ATGGCACCGGCCCTGAAGAAGCTGCGTCAAAGTGAGGCGATTCCTCAGGCCAATCCAGTCGTGGCAGGCAAGTCCAGGGCAGACGAGAACCGGCAGGAGCCATCCCGGCCCCCGTCAGCATCCCCGGCCCGGCCACGACGACGAGGGCCCTGGACCCTGCTGGCGGGGCTGGGCCTTGGGGCTCTGGGGCTGGTGGGCTCGGTGAGCCTGCTCGACCTGGTCTGGCCGCCGCAGGATCGGGGGCTGAGCAGCGAGGAGCAGAACGGTGAGGCCGCCCCCCTGGCCAGTCCCCCCTCAAGAGCGATCACGGTGCTGCTGATCGGCAGCGACGCCGATCGCCTGGCCGCCGCCAGCAACGGCGCGGCCCCGGCAGGGGCCGCCAACAGCGACACCCTGATGCTGCTGCGGGTGGACCCTGCCGGCCCCCTGCAGGTCCTCACCATCCCCACCGAACTGGCCGTGAAACTACCCGGCCAAAAGACCGTGCAGCCGCTGGGATCCCTCTACAGGCAGGGTGGGGCAGCCCTCACTGCCGGCGCCGTGGCCGAGCTGGTGGGACTCGATCCCGGCCAGCCCGAGCGCTACGTGGTGCTGCCGCGCTCGGCCCTGCGGGAGCTTGTCGATGGCCTGGGGGGGCTGGAGGTGAGCCTGGATCAGCCCCTGAAGTACAGAGACAGGAGCCAGGCGTACAGCATCGATCTCCAGGGCGGCCTGCAGCGGCTCAAGGGTGCCCAGGTGGAGCAACTGGTGCGGTACCGCGGCAAGCAGCAGGGGGAGGCCGGCCGGCGGGAGCGACAGCAGGAGGTGGTCGCTCTGATCGTGGGCGAACTCGTCCGTCCGGACCAGTGGGCCCAGCTGCCGGAGCGCTGGCAGCGGCTCACCTCCCAGCTCGACACCAACCTCAGCCAGGGGGAGGCCCTGAGCCTGGCCACGGCCGGACTGCGCCAGGACAAGCCTGTGCGCTACGGCCAGATTCCTCTGGCGCCCCCGGCCAGGCCGGATCAGACCCTGCGCCAGATCAGCTCCAAGGCCCCCACACCCCTGTGGCCGGCCAGCCCCTGA
- a CDS encoding ribose-phosphate pyrophosphokinase, which translates to MTSFLTAERVEQDSKPHDTRRLRLFSGTSNPALAHEIASYLGVPDGPRVIKRFADGELYIQIQESIRGCDVFLIQPTCAPVNDHLMELLIMVDACRRASARQITAVVPYYGYARADRKTAGRESITAKLVANLLAQSGVDRVLAMDLHSSQIQGYFDIPCDHIYGSPVLVDYLSARDLGEMVVVSPDVGGVARARAFAKRMHDAPLAIIDKRRSDHNVAESLTVIGDVAGKTAVLIDDMIDTGGTICQGARLLRREGARRVLACATHAVFSPPAIERLSEPGLLEEVLVTNSIPISDDRSFPQLKVLSVAKMLGEAIWRIHEESSVSSMFR; encoded by the coding sequence GTGACCAGTTTCTTGACTGCTGAACGGGTGGAGCAGGACAGCAAGCCCCATGACACCCGCCGTCTGCGCCTGTTCAGCGGCACCTCCAATCCCGCTCTGGCCCACGAGATCGCCAGCTACCTGGGCGTGCCGGATGGTCCGAGGGTGATCAAGCGCTTCGCCGACGGCGAGCTCTACATCCAGATCCAGGAATCGATCCGCGGCTGCGACGTCTTTCTGATCCAGCCCACCTGCGCTCCGGTGAACGATCACCTGATGGAGCTGCTGATCATGGTGGACGCCTGCCGCCGGGCCTCCGCCCGCCAGATCACTGCCGTGGTCCCTTATTACGGCTACGCCCGGGCCGACCGCAAGACCGCCGGGAGGGAATCGATCACTGCCAAGCTGGTGGCCAATCTGCTGGCCCAGTCCGGCGTCGACCGGGTGCTGGCGATGGATCTGCACTCGTCGCAGATCCAGGGATATTTCGACATCCCCTGTGACCACATCTACGGCTCACCTGTTCTGGTCGACTACCTCTCCGCCCGCGACCTGGGCGAGATGGTGGTGGTCTCCCCCGATGTGGGCGGTGTGGCCCGGGCTCGGGCCTTCGCCAAACGCATGCACGATGCCCCCCTGGCGATCATCGACAAGAGGCGCTCCGATCACAACGTGGCCGAAAGTCTCACGGTGATCGGCGATGTGGCCGGCAAAACAGCGGTCCTGATCGACGACATGATCGACACCGGCGGCACGATCTGCCAGGGGGCCCGCCTGCTGCGGCGCGAGGGGGCCCGCCGGGTGCTGGCCTGCGCCACCCATGCGGTCTTCTCACCCCCTGCCATCGAGCGCCTCTCGGAGCCTGGACTGCTGGAGGAAGTGCTGGTCACCAACAGCATCCCGATCAGCGACGATCGCAGCTTTCCCCAGCTGAAGGTGCTGTCCGTGGCCAAAATGCTCGGCGAAGCCATCTGGCGCATCCACGAAGAAAGCTCCGTGAGCTCGATGTTCCGCTGA
- a CDS encoding glycoside hydrolase family 10 protein, whose amino-acid sequence MKRALPALATVLLTSCLQALGTLPALAASQRVGVWLTNSPSPLYYDANLIEKAVAELDAAGFNTLYPNVWSRGYTFHRSRYAPIEPKLKQVNASLDPICRITKAGQKRGMKVIPWFEYGLMEPADAEVVRRHPEWVLQRSDGSTLYAMHGADLKTSPLKDLRVWLNPSHPGVRERVIGLIGEIVQRCGVDGIQLDDHFAWPVELGYDAYTRALFRAEKGREPPRDYNNREWMTWRRQKLTGLLRDLRATMQKERSGAVISHSPGPFRFAYNHWLQDWEIWALGQLVDELVVQNYAYSVAGFTKDLDQAALVKARRWGMPVQIGVLAGFGGRSTSSEVLGKKVEQVARRGLGVIYFYWEGLWGAYGGPEGASARRSSFQRLHGALYPDPYPRSSRPRL is encoded by the coding sequence CTGAAGAGGGCCCTGCCGGCCCTGGCCACGGTGCTCCTCACCTCCTGCCTGCAGGCCCTGGGGACGCTGCCGGCCCTGGCCGCCAGCCAGCGGGTGGGGGTCTGGCTCACCAACAGTCCCAGCCCCCTCTACTACGACGCCAACCTGATCGAGAAGGCCGTGGCCGAACTCGACGCCGCCGGCTTCAACACGCTCTACCCCAACGTCTGGAGCCGCGGCTACACGTTCCATCGCAGCCGCTACGCGCCGATCGAGCCGAAGCTGAAGCAGGTGAATGCCTCGCTTGATCCCATCTGCCGCATCACCAAGGCCGGTCAGAAGCGGGGCATGAAAGTGATCCCCTGGTTCGAGTACGGCCTGATGGAGCCGGCCGATGCCGAAGTGGTGCGCCGGCATCCCGAATGGGTGCTGCAACGCAGCGACGGCTCCACCCTCTACGCCATGCACGGGGCCGACCTCAAGACCTCCCCCCTCAAGGATCTGCGGGTCTGGCTCAATCCGTCCCATCCCGGTGTGCGTGAGCGGGTGATCGGGCTGATCGGGGAAATCGTGCAGCGCTGCGGGGTGGACGGGATCCAGCTCGATGATCACTTCGCCTGGCCCGTGGAGCTGGGCTACGACGCCTACACCCGCGCCCTCTTCCGTGCGGAGAAGGGCCGCGAACCGCCCCGTGACTACAACAACCGGGAATGGATGACCTGGCGGCGTCAGAAGCTCACCGGTCTGCTGCGGGATCTGCGCGCCACGATGCAGAAGGAACGCAGCGGCGCGGTGATCAGCCACTCCCCCGGTCCATTCCGTTTCGCCTACAACCACTGGCTGCAGGACTGGGAGATCTGGGCTCTGGGCCAGCTGGTGGACGAGCTGGTGGTCCAGAACTACGCCTACTCCGTGGCCGGGTTCACCAAGGACCTCGACCAGGCAGCGCTGGTGAAGGCCCGACGCTGGGGCATGCCCGTGCAGATCGGGGTGCTGGCGGGCTTCGGGGGCCGCAGCACCTCCTCAGAGGTGCTGGGGAAGAAGGTGGAACAGGTGGCCAGGCGTGGCCTGGGAGTGATCTACTTCTACTGGGAAGGGCTCTGGGGAGCCTATGGGGGGCCGGAAGGAGCGAGTGCACGCCGCTCCTCCTTCCAGCGTCTGCACGGCGCTCTCTACCCGGATCCCTACCCGCGCAGCTCCCGCCCCAGGCTCTGA
- the pepN gene encoding aminopeptidase N produces MSVVRLADYRPFPFRLERTDLTVRLFGEEALVESTLSLAPLAAGEPLVLRGEGLDLLSLGLDGRPVALDEIGRDGDAYILSSTPAQPFRLTSVVRLHPRANTSLEGLYASGGMVTTQCEAEGFRRITLHPDRPDVLSLFQVRIEAERGLFPVLLSNGNCIEQGILPALAGGEERHYAVWDDPFPKPSYLFALVAGVLEEVRDTFTTASGRTVQLRLHVEPGDAPYTAHAISSLKRSMAWDETVYGLEYDLDEYNIVAVRHFNMGAMENKSLNIFNSKLVLADAATATDAELERIESVIAHEYFHNWTGNRITCRDWFQLSLKEGLTVFRDQSFTADLHAPALKRIEDVAMLRNTQFREDAGPTAHPVQPDHYQAIDNFYTTTIYEKGAEVIRMLHTLLGPDTFMRGMAIYVQRHDGTAATCDDFVQAMQDAAAKAGDSDQSGTSEFCFDQFRRWYHQAGTPRLELQRHWDEDRGRLSLTIRQHTPATPGQPDKLPLVIPLAIGAVDQAGEPLLLQRPGETAASAEDASLEHSWGPLTRLLVIDQAEQTVVFEDFEPHSHPPALSVLRRFSAPVQLEFERTHAELLHLLSCDGEPLARWDAGQELLRQVVLCRAGGAADEALEDGLVAAFERILLEGTLSDGNRCALLTMPGLVELEAASAEPDPPALDLARRTLQTRFGEALAEPLAACLERCRPQWGLPWPEGVGDRQLTGLVWAWRAAAGDGAVMAEAAAAVEGPSMTLARAGLRALQPLACSERERAMVDFYERWQEKPVILDAWFSLEASAPFPNGLERVQALLAHPRYDPAAPNSVRAVLGGLVANPPVFHAADGSGYRFMADQIARLDQRNPITASRLAKVFSRWQSYAPERGERMREAMEQLAVAGLSANTREVLDQSLGRELRG; encoded by the coding sequence ATGAGCGTCGTGCGGCTGGCCGACTATCGGCCCTTCCCCTTCCGGCTTGAGCGCACCGATCTGACGGTGCGCCTGTTCGGCGAGGAGGCCCTGGTGGAGTCCACCCTGTCGCTGGCGCCCCTTGCGGCCGGCGAACCGCTGGTGCTGCGCGGTGAGGGTTTGGATTTGCTCTCCCTGGGCCTCGACGGCCGGCCCGTGGCGCTCGATGAGATCGGGCGTGACGGCGACGCTTACATCCTCTCGAGTACTCCCGCGCAGCCGTTTCGCCTGACCAGCGTTGTGCGCCTGCATCCCCGTGCCAACACGAGCCTCGAGGGGCTCTATGCCAGCGGCGGCATGGTGACCACCCAGTGCGAAGCGGAGGGGTTCCGCCGCATCACCCTCCATCCCGATCGTCCCGATGTGCTCAGCCTCTTCCAGGTGCGCATCGAGGCGGAGCGCGGCCTCTTCCCTGTCCTGCTCTCCAACGGCAACTGCATCGAGCAGGGAATCCTGCCGGCCCTGGCCGGCGGGGAGGAGCGGCACTATGCGGTCTGGGACGATCCCTTCCCCAAGCCGTCCTATCTGTTCGCCCTGGTGGCCGGGGTGCTCGAGGAGGTCCGTGACACCTTCACCACCGCCAGTGGCCGCACGGTGCAGTTGCGCCTGCATGTGGAGCCTGGCGATGCTCCCTACACGGCCCATGCCATCAGTTCACTGAAGCGCTCGATGGCCTGGGATGAGACGGTCTATGGGCTGGAGTACGACCTCGATGAGTACAACATCGTCGCCGTGCGCCATTTCAACATGGGCGCGATGGAGAACAAGAGCCTCAACATCTTCAACTCGAAACTGGTGCTGGCCGATGCCGCCACGGCTACCGATGCCGAACTGGAGCGGATCGAGAGCGTGATCGCCCATGAGTATTTCCACAACTGGACAGGCAACCGCATCACCTGCCGAGACTGGTTCCAGCTCTCTCTCAAGGAAGGGCTCACCGTGTTCAGGGATCAGAGCTTCACAGCAGATCTGCATGCACCGGCACTGAAGCGGATTGAGGATGTGGCGATGTTGCGCAACACCCAGTTCCGCGAAGATGCTGGCCCCACCGCTCATCCAGTGCAGCCGGATCATTATCAGGCGATCGATAACTTCTACACCACCACAATTTATGAAAAAGGCGCCGAGGTGATTCGCATGCTGCACACCCTCCTCGGCCCGGACACCTTCATGCGTGGCATGGCCATCTACGTGCAGCGCCATGACGGCACGGCCGCCACCTGTGACGACTTTGTGCAGGCCATGCAGGATGCGGCTGCCAAGGCCGGAGATTCCGACCAATCCGGGACCAGCGAGTTCTGCTTCGACCAATTCCGTCGCTGGTATCACCAGGCGGGAACGCCCCGACTTGAACTGCAGCGCCACTGGGATGAGGATCGGGGCCGTCTCTCGCTGACCATCCGGCAGCACACCCCGGCCACCCCGGGCCAGCCTGACAAGCTGCCGCTTGTGATTCCCCTGGCGATCGGGGCGGTGGACCAGGCCGGTGAGCCCCTGCTGCTGCAACGCCCCGGCGAAACCGCCGCCAGCGCCGAGGACGCCAGCCTCGAGCACTCCTGGGGGCCGCTCACACGGCTGCTGGTGATCGATCAGGCCGAGCAGACCGTGGTCTTCGAGGACTTCGAGCCCCACAGTCACCCGCCGGCCCTGTCCGTGCTGCGCCGCTTCTCCGCTCCGGTGCAGCTGGAGTTCGAGCGCACGCATGCGGAACTGCTGCATCTGCTCAGCTGCGACGGCGAGCCCCTGGCCCGTTGGGATGCCGGCCAGGAGCTGCTTCGGCAGGTGGTGCTGTGCCGCGCCGGAGGAGCCGCGGATGAGGCCCTTGAGGATGGTCTGGTGGCCGCCTTCGAGCGGATCCTGCTGGAGGGCACGCTCAGCGACGGGAACCGCTGCGCCCTGCTGACGATGCCGGGGCTGGTCGAACTCGAGGCGGCCAGCGCTGAGCCTGATCCACCGGCACTGGATCTGGCGAGGAGGACCCTGCAGACCCGCTTCGGGGAAGCCCTGGCCGAACCCCTGGCGGCCTGCCTCGAGCGCTGCCGTCCCCAGTGGGGCCTGCCATGGCCCGAGGGTGTCGGCGATCGCCAGCTCACCGGGCTGGTCTGGGCCTGGCGGGCTGCCGCGGGCGATGGGGCGGTGATGGCTGAGGCCGCCGCCGCGGTGGAGGGCCCCTCGATGACCCTGGCGCGGGCCGGGCTGCGGGCGTTGCAGCCCCTGGCCTGCAGCGAGCGGGAGCGGGCGATGGTGGACTTCTACGAGCGCTGGCAGGAGAAACCGGTGATCCTCGATGCCTGGTTCAGCCTGGAGGCTTCCGCCCCCTTCCCCAACGGGCTCGAGCGGGTGCAGGCGCTTCTGGCTCATCCTCGCTATGACCCGGCGGCTCCGAACTCCGTGCGGGCTGTGCTTGGCGGTCTGGTGGCCAACCCACCGGTGTTCCATGCCGCCGATGGCAGCGGCTACCGGTTCATGGCCGATCAGATCGCCCGGCTCGACCAGCGCAATCCGATCACCGCCTCACGGCTGGCCAAGGTGTTCAGCCGCTGGCAGAGCTATGCCCCCGAGCGGGGCGAGCGGATGCGCGAGGCGATGGAGCAGCTGGCGGTCGCCGGGCTCTCGGCCAACACCAGGGAGGTGCTGGATCAGAGCCTGGGGCGGGAGCTGCGCGGGTAG